The following proteins are encoded in a genomic region of Pyrus communis chromosome 11, drPyrComm1.1, whole genome shotgun sequence:
- the LOC137749151 gene encoding sulfite exporter TauE/SafE family protein 3-like, producing MSSMIGTVRFGLLGLLVLLALSSAAVSAHEELVESQPSRHENNTGKEVVANLGYKHVWPEIRFSWKIAVGTMIAFVGAAFGSVGGVGGGGFFIPMLTLIIGFDQKSAIAISKCMITGTATSTVLYNLRRRHPTLELPIIDYDLALLFQPVLVLGISIGVSLNVVLSDWMITILLFVVLLAVSTKSFFKGVKAWKAETVTKKTKRVASEGLQSNDVEDKYIPGGATNGTLTEKNETKRTKVSVVDNVRWKELGALVAVWLVILALQIAKTYVKKCSGTYWLIELLQIPVAVGVTSYQAVNLYKGRRVIASKGEASTKWPVYKLIAYCAGGIAAGILGGLLGLGGAFMLGPLFLEMGIPPQVSSATATFAMTFSSSMSVVEYYLLKRFPVPYALYFAAVTTISAVVGQHVAGKVIKKLGRASLIIFVLASTILVSSVTLGGIGVGNMVKNIEQKKPLGFQNICT from the exons atgtcaaGTATGATTGGAACCGTTCGGTTTGGTTTGCTGGGTTTGCTGGTTTTGTTAGCATTATCATCAGCAGCAGTTTCCGCGCATGAAGAACTGGTGGAGTCACAACCTTCAAGGCATGAAAATAATACTGGGAAAGAGGTGGTAGCAAACTTGGGATATAAGCATGTGTGGCCG GAAATCAGATTCAGCTGGAAAATTGCTGTTGGTACGATGATTGCATTTGTTGGGGCAGCGTTTGGGAGTGTGGGAGGTGTTGGTGGGGGTGGCTTTTTCATCCCAATGCTCACCCTCATCATTGGCTTTGATCAGAAATCAGCAATAGCAATATCCAAAT GTATGATCACGGGTACAGCAACTTCAACGGTCCTGTACAATTTAAGGCGAAGGCATCCTACACTTGAGTTGCCCATCATCGACTATGATCTCGCACTTCTTTTCCAACCAGTGTTGGTTCTAGGGATCAGCATTGGCGTTTCTCTGAATGTGGTTCTTTCTGACTGGATGATCACAATCCTACTATTTGTTGTCCTCTTAG CGGTATCAACTAAGTCGTTCTTCAAGGGTGTCAAGGCATGGAAAGCAGAAACCGTAACTAAAAAG actAAACGTGTTGCTTCCGAAGGCTTGCAATCGAATG ATGTTGAAGACAAATATATTCCTGGAGGCGCAACCAATGGAACTCTAACAGAAAAGAATGAAACTAAAAGAACGAAG GTTTCTGTTGTTGATAATGTTCGCTGGAAGGAACTCGGAGCTCTTGTAGCGGTCTGGCTTGTAATACTTGCATTGCAGATTGCTAAG ACTTATGTGAAGAAATGTTCTGGAACATATTGGTTGATAGAACTCTTGCAG ATTCCGGTGGCTGTTGGAGTAACTTCATATCAGGCAGTTAATCTGTACAAAGGGCGCAGAGTAATTGCATCGAAGGGAGAAGCAAGCACAAAGTGGCCAGTTTACAAGCTTATTGCTTATTGCGCTGGTGGTATAGCAGCTGGTATCCTTGGTGGATTGCTTGGCCTCGGCGGAGCATTCATGTTAGGTCCCCTTTTTTTGGAGATGGGAATCCCTCCTCAGGTATCAAGTGCCACAGCCACCTTTGCCATGACATTCTCTTCGTCCATGTCCGTTGTAGAGTACTACCTCCTAAAACGCTTTCCTGTTCCCTACG CCCTCTACTTTGCTGCTGTGACTACTATTTCCGCAGTCGTAGGGCAGCATGTGGCAGGAAAGGTGATCAAGAAACTAGGAAGAGCATCTTTGATTATCTTCGTTCTCGCTTCCACGATACTTGTGAGTTCAGTAACGTTAG GTGGGATTGGCGTAGGAAACATGGTTAAAAATATCGAGCAGAAGAAGCCCTTGGGATTTCAGAACATCTGCACTTAA
- the LOC137709346 gene encoding cytochrome c-type biogenesis CcmH-like mitochondrial protein → MGSEEDPVKKSQVVDARARNISHNVRCTECGSQSIEDSQADIAILLRKLIRDEIHAGKSDKEIYKKLEEDFGETVLYAPKFDLQTAGLWLSPLVVAGAAAGIWAYNRHRQKTNVHIMALNLVRGVPLTPNEKQTMLDLLTPPPSRGTPSSLWRRWREQ, encoded by the exons ATGGGTAGCGAAGAGGACCCGGTGAAGAAGTCTCAGGTGGTGGATGCCCGGGCTCGGAACATTAGTCATAATGTTCGATGCACTGAGTGTGGGAGTCAGTCCATTGAAGATTCACAAGCGGATATTGCCATTTTGCTTAGAAAG TTAATTCGAGATGAAATTCATGCTGGGAAGAGCGATAAAGAGATATATAAGAAGCTCGAAGAGGATTTTGGGGAGACAGTACTTTATGCCCCAAAATTTGATCTGCAGACTGCAGGCTTGTGGTTATCACCG CTTGTCGTTGCTGGTGCTGCTGCAGGAATATGGGCATATAACAGGCACAGGCAAAAGACTAATGTCCACATCATGGCCTTGAACCTTGTTAGAGGTGTTCCATTGACCCCGAATGAGAAGCAAACCATGTTAGACCTCCTCACGCCTCCGCCTTCACGAGGAACTCCTTCCTCCTTGTGGAGGAGGTGGAGAGAACAATGA
- the LOC137708616 gene encoding probable plastidic glucose transporter 3 isoform X2 produces MRGRHLDAYSAYKRVASKDPINAYDREESAGLVNGKGIGNPSWKRSLPHMLVAALSSFLYGYHLGVVNETLDSISLDLGFSGNPLAKGLVVSTCLGGAFVGSIFSGWILDGVGHRRAFQMCALPMIIGASMSATTKSLWGMLLGRIFVGTGMGIGPPVAAIYVSEISPAFVRGTFGSFTQISTCLGLMGSLFIGLPAKDIMGWWRVCFWVSTVPAAVLAVCMEFCAESPQWLFKRGRGTEAEAEFEKLLGAAHVKFAMAELSKSDRGDELETVKFSELLSGRHFKMVFIGSTIFALQQLTGINAVFYFSSTVFKSFGVPSALANVCVGIANLSGSILAMILMDKLGRKVLLLGSFSGMAVAMGLQVTGASSYTSGSGALSLSVGGMLLFVFMFATGAGPVPGLLLSEILPGRIRAKAMAVCMAVHWVINFFVGLLFLPLLEQIGPQILYTIFATFCLLAVLFVKRNVIETKGKSLQEIEIALVPPQ; encoded by the exons ATGCGGGGTCGTCATCTCGATGCCTACTCGGCATACAAGCGTGTGGCGTCCAAGGACCCTATCAATGCTTATGATAGAGAAGAAAGTGCAG GTTTAGTGAATGGAAAAGGTATTGGAAACCCTTCATGGAAGCGCTCCTTGCCGCATATGCTTGTTGCAGCTCTTTCTTCGTTCCTATATGGCTACCATCTTGG AGTGGTTAACGAGACACTAGATAGCATTTCTTTGGACCTTGGCTTCAGTGGGAATCCTTTGGCGAAGG GTCTAGTAGTGAGTACCTGTTTAGGTGGTGCTTTTGTTGGATCTATATTTAGTGGTTGGATTCTAGATGGAGTTGGGCATCGAAGAGCATTCCAAATGTGTGCATTGCCGATGATAATCGGTGCATCAATGAG TGCAACAACCAAAAGTCTATGGGGCATGCTTCTAGGGAGGATATTTGTTGGTACTGGGATGGGAATTGGCCCACCTGTTGCTGCTATCTATGTGTCAGAG ATTTCACCAGCTTTTGTACGGGGTACTTTTGGGAGCTTCACACAAATTTCTACATGTCTTGGACTTATGGGGTCTCTCTTTATTGGACTCCCAGCCAAGGATATAATGGGTTG GTGGCGGGTTTGTTTTTGGGTATCTACTGTTCCTGCTGCAGTGTTAGCTGTTTGCATGGAGTTCTGTGCAGAGAGTCCTCAGTGGCTTTTCAAG AGAGGACGTGGTACTGAAGCCGAAGCTGAATTTGAGAAACTTTTAGGAGCAGCACATGTTAAATTTGCAATGGCAGAATTGTCAAAGTCGGACAGAGGGGATGAACTAGAGACAGTAAAGTTCTCTGAGCTACTGTCTGGCCGACATTTCAAAA TGGTTTTCATTGGGTCTACCATTTTTGCTTTACAACAGCTGACAGGCATAAATGCTGTGTTCTATTTCTCTTCAACTGTTTTTAAAAGCTTTGGGGTGCCTTCAGCTCTGGCTAACGTATGTGTTGGAATCGCAAATCTATCGG GGTCAATTCTTGCAATGATATTGATGGATAAGCTTGGAAGAAAGGTGCTTCTTCTTGGAAGTTTTTCTGGCATG GCAGTGGCAATGGGTCTTCAAGTAACTGGAGCAAGTTCTTATACATCAGGGTCTGGAGCATTGAGTCTATCTGTTGGCGGCATGCTGCT GTTTGTGTTCATGTTTGCTACTGGTGCTGGTCCAGTGCCTGGTCTCCTCCTATCAGAAATTCTTCCTGGCCGTATTAGGGCAAAAGCAATGGCAGTTTGCATGGCCGTGCATTGG GTGATAAATTTCTTTGTTGGCCTGTTGTTTTTACCGTTGCTGGAGCAAATCGGGCCACAAATTCTGTATACAATCTTTGCTACATTTTGTCTACTGGCCGTCCTTTTTGTGAAGAGAAACGTAATagaaacaaaaggaaagtcCCTCCAAGAAATTGAAATTGCACTTGTTCCACCACAATGA
- the LOC137708616 gene encoding probable plastidic glucose transporter 3 isoform X1 — translation MRGRHLDAYSAYKRVASKDPINAYDREESAVGLVNGKGIGNPSWKRSLPHMLVAALSSFLYGYHLGVVNETLDSISLDLGFSGNPLAKGLVVSTCLGGAFVGSIFSGWILDGVGHRRAFQMCALPMIIGASMSATTKSLWGMLLGRIFVGTGMGIGPPVAAIYVSEISPAFVRGTFGSFTQISTCLGLMGSLFIGLPAKDIMGWWRVCFWVSTVPAAVLAVCMEFCAESPQWLFKRGRGTEAEAEFEKLLGAAHVKFAMAELSKSDRGDELETVKFSELLSGRHFKMVFIGSTIFALQQLTGINAVFYFSSTVFKSFGVPSALANVCVGIANLSGSILAMILMDKLGRKVLLLGSFSGMAVAMGLQVTGASSYTSGSGALSLSVGGMLLFVFMFATGAGPVPGLLLSEILPGRIRAKAMAVCMAVHWVINFFVGLLFLPLLEQIGPQILYTIFATFCLLAVLFVKRNVIETKGKSLQEIEIALVPPQ, via the exons ATGCGGGGTCGTCATCTCGATGCCTACTCGGCATACAAGCGTGTGGCGTCCAAGGACCCTATCAATGCTTATGATAGAGAAGAAAGTGCAG TAGGTTTAGTGAATGGAAAAGGTATTGGAAACCCTTCATGGAAGCGCTCCTTGCCGCATATGCTTGTTGCAGCTCTTTCTTCGTTCCTATATGGCTACCATCTTGG AGTGGTTAACGAGACACTAGATAGCATTTCTTTGGACCTTGGCTTCAGTGGGAATCCTTTGGCGAAGG GTCTAGTAGTGAGTACCTGTTTAGGTGGTGCTTTTGTTGGATCTATATTTAGTGGTTGGATTCTAGATGGAGTTGGGCATCGAAGAGCATTCCAAATGTGTGCATTGCCGATGATAATCGGTGCATCAATGAG TGCAACAACCAAAAGTCTATGGGGCATGCTTCTAGGGAGGATATTTGTTGGTACTGGGATGGGAATTGGCCCACCTGTTGCTGCTATCTATGTGTCAGAG ATTTCACCAGCTTTTGTACGGGGTACTTTTGGGAGCTTCACACAAATTTCTACATGTCTTGGACTTATGGGGTCTCTCTTTATTGGACTCCCAGCCAAGGATATAATGGGTTG GTGGCGGGTTTGTTTTTGGGTATCTACTGTTCCTGCTGCAGTGTTAGCTGTTTGCATGGAGTTCTGTGCAGAGAGTCCTCAGTGGCTTTTCAAG AGAGGACGTGGTACTGAAGCCGAAGCTGAATTTGAGAAACTTTTAGGAGCAGCACATGTTAAATTTGCAATGGCAGAATTGTCAAAGTCGGACAGAGGGGATGAACTAGAGACAGTAAAGTTCTCTGAGCTACTGTCTGGCCGACATTTCAAAA TGGTTTTCATTGGGTCTACCATTTTTGCTTTACAACAGCTGACAGGCATAAATGCTGTGTTCTATTTCTCTTCAACTGTTTTTAAAAGCTTTGGGGTGCCTTCAGCTCTGGCTAACGTATGTGTTGGAATCGCAAATCTATCGG GGTCAATTCTTGCAATGATATTGATGGATAAGCTTGGAAGAAAGGTGCTTCTTCTTGGAAGTTTTTCTGGCATG GCAGTGGCAATGGGTCTTCAAGTAACTGGAGCAAGTTCTTATACATCAGGGTCTGGAGCATTGAGTCTATCTGTTGGCGGCATGCTGCT GTTTGTGTTCATGTTTGCTACTGGTGCTGGTCCAGTGCCTGGTCTCCTCCTATCAGAAATTCTTCCTGGCCGTATTAGGGCAAAAGCAATGGCAGTTTGCATGGCCGTGCATTGG GTGATAAATTTCTTTGTTGGCCTGTTGTTTTTACCGTTGCTGGAGCAAATCGGGCCACAAATTCTGTATACAATCTTTGCTACATTTTGTCTACTGGCCGTCCTTTTTGTGAAGAGAAACGTAATagaaacaaaaggaaagtcCCTCCAAGAAATTGAAATTGCACTTGTTCCACCACAATGA